The DNA segment GTGAAGGTGCGTGGCTTATGGATAGGGCAAGACGTATCTCTGAAGAAATTGTTGCAATAGATCATCATTTTTCACAGAAGCATAAGCAACCGCAGGGGGCTCTAACTGTCGATGCCGCATCATCATTCGCTTTGAATGCGATAGTTCCGTTGTTATCAGAATTCGCTCGCCTCTACCCTGATATTGAGGTGACGCTTGTCAGTAATGATTCCATTACAGATTTAATCGAAAGAAGGGTGGATGTCGCCATCAGAGTAGGGTCGCTTAGTGATTCAACGTTAAAGGCTCGAAAATTAGGGTCCACTCAGCGCGGGTTGTATGCAAGCCCCAGTTACCTAAAGCAATTTGGTTATCCTGATTGCAGCACACAATTATCTAAGTTCCAATGTTTAGGATTCGCCAAACATAAGTCTCTTAATACTTGGCCATTAATGGATGATACTGGTAATAGATTGGCTATTAACCCACAGATGAGTAGCAATAGTGGAGAGACGCTCAAGCAGATGGCTGTGAACGGGTTGGGTATTGCATGCCTATCCAACTTCACCGTTCATCAAGAGTTGGAGTCGGGTTTGCTAGAGCCTGTTTTAGAGCATCTCTGGGTGATTGAAAATATACCGATTAATGCCGTGTTTTATTCTGAACAATCACTAAGTCCAAGAGTCCGTGTTTTTATTGATTTCTTGGTGAAAGAAATAAAGTTAACGTAGGGTTTTTATTGTTGGTATTTTGACTATAAACGAGCGTTTTAGTGTGTACTTCAATCTTGGTAACGGAGATTAAAACGTTGGATGAAAGATACTTTTACTCATGGATATAGTTTATAAATGATGACTAAACGTTACGATTTCACTCGGTGTTGAAGCACAAAACGGAGGGGGTATGACCAAGAATAATAAAATGGGTTTGGGTATGACACTTGGCGCTGGATTAGGCGTTATATTTGGTGAATTTCTGTTTGATAATCATGGTGTCGGAATCGCTATAGGCGCTTTCATCGGAATTCTATTGGCCGCTATACTACCCAGTACATCCAGAACACACACGAAAAAATAATAAAGTACCCTAGAACATAACAAGACCAGTTAGAATATGATGAAACTTATCCAATTGAATAGATTTCAAATTGAATCGTTATCCCAACATGCTACAAACTCTAGAGACGTGATATTTGTTGAAGGTTCAGTCCCTCCTATTCATGTTTTGAATCGCTCTCTTTATCTTTGTCACAACGCAGCAGAGGAGCTTTGGGCATTGCCTTATTTCATGCAGAAAGCATCACACATAATTGGATGTTGTGGATTTAAAGGTGTGCCTAAGAACACCCGAATCGAGATTGGCTACAATGTAGCTCCTGACGCAAGAGGGTTGGGGGCTGCTACTTTTGCCGTGCAACAGTTGTCCCAAATCGCATTTGACTCTGGCTTAGTTAAAACGGTTGTTGCATTGATTTCCTCAGACAACAAAGCGTCGTTAAGTGTCGTTCGAAAAAATGGTTTTTCATATAAAGAATTGATAATCGACGAAGAAGGTGAAGAACTTGAATTATGGCAATTAGACATTATGCTTGAAGCCTAATTAAAACAATGTCTTCAGCCAGAGAAGAGCGAAAGATATAAGGGAATGAGAGAAAAATGATTCGTCATATAATGTTGGTGGAAATGAAACCAGAAGCCACGACCAAAGAAATTGAGGTAGCAGAGCAGGCTTTTATCGATATTCCGACTAAGATTGCAGGAATTGAAGCCGTAGAGTGGGGAATGAATAATAGCCCAGAAGGAAAAAATAAGGCCTACGACTTAGCGATCGTAATGACGTTTACGGACGAAAGTGCTCGCAATATTTATTTGACTCATCGAGAGCACGATGCCCTCAAGGTCCATTTTAAGAAGATAATCCAAGATATCGTTGTTCTAGACTATACGGTGTATTGAGTCATCAATTATCGGTATGGCTGATAAGGTTGATTGATTTTAATGTGTCTTTACTTCTCAATAGCAAAGGCACTTAACGGTTTCTACAATACTGCCTCCCTTCTTCATTCTCCCCTGGAACATGTTACCCACATCTGAAAGTATGAAGTTAGCATTTTTATTATTCTTGTGCTCATCCAATGCTATGGCTAAAACAAAGCGATTAACTAAGATACTAGGCTGATTTTAGTCGGTTAATTGGGAAATATATGCGGGTAAATAGATTCATACTAAGTCGATGTAGGTGGTTACCATTGGTATGCCTATATGGAGGCTTAGCGTTGCTCGTTGGTTGTAACGGTGGGTCAGACAGTGGTGATCAAAGTTCCAACTTGGAAGGTGGATTGACGGTTACCTCACCAAGTCCGCAAATCTATGCCGAAGATATTTTTGTTGAACTTTTACAAGATTATGAGGTGTCTATTCCTATTGAACAGCGTGTATTTCGTTCAGATGGTGGCTCGGTAGAAATACATGATGTTAAAGTGGTGGGTAGCGATAGCCTTCATTGTAACGACGTCAGTTTTACCGATGATGAAATACAATTCAACACACGCGTTAGTGGCGTATGTGTTTATGAGTACTCAGTCAATGCTTCAATGTCTTCGCTTAGCCGATCATCAACATATTCAGATACAATAGACACAAAAGCATCGGCACATGCCTATATTGTCGTTCAACCTGAAGGCGCTGCGGTGACGAGTTCAAACCTTCTCCCTATTCTTTCCGTTGTCGCGGGTACGAGTGAACTCGTGATAGATATTGAAGATGATCTTGGATCTGATTTTCCATCAGGTGCCGAGCTAAATGAGGCCGTGACGGTACTCGGTACTGGCGTCGCCCGTGTCGATACAACGGATAACACCATTACATTTTTTGGCGGCAACACGGGCGTCACGCGATTGATCTATTCCCTCTCTGCATCTGATGGAGCGGTTTCTTTGGGTGTTATTGATATCACGACCTCGACACAGACGGCGAATGTTCATCCTGTGTTTACTGATTTTGAGTATAGCGGCACGATGAGTATCAATCTTGAAAAGAGTGAATTGACTGGCACTATTGATGTTGCGCCTTATGTCTCAGATCCTGACAGCGGACAGTCACTTCAAATTATCGGCTACAGAGGATTTAACATTACCTTGAGTAGCGCCGCTTCTGATCCTTCTAGCCCAACAAAATTTGATTTTAAGGTTAACCTTGCGGGTGTTTATTATGTCTCTGTGACGATTACCGACCATCATGGTGGTTATACCACAGGTTTCGTAAAGATAAATGTTAACAATATGTTTTCACCTATCTCAGTAGATAAAACCTTATTCTTGCCGCCTATTTCCTTTGTTGAGGCACAGTATTCAGGTTTTGCGTATACGGGGAGTTATAAGGAAACGAAAGCCACTGGACCGGAAGGTTTTGTCATGGCGCTCGTGACGTATGATATCGCTGATGCGATTTGCAAATCAAAAGGAGGACGCCTGCCCAGTGTGCAGGAGATGGACGCCTTTGTAGAACAAGAGACGTCAAATAAACTGTGGGGTGATACCAATAAACAGTGGCCAATTGGAAAAGCGTATTTTACGCAAAGTGTTTCAGGTGATAATACTCACATGTACATTTTCAATACCTTCAGCATTCCGGCGTTAGGCATACAAACTAGCGTCCAAAACGCACTGGGTTATGTGTCTTGTGTTGATATGACGCCAGTCAGTCTGTCGATAGATAATGAGCGCGTTTACATCAATGTTACCTCCACACTCACCGCATCTTTCGAAACCTCTCTGGGGCTTAAGTACCCTTATAATAAACCGTTAACATGGTCTATGATTGCCGGTGATGCTTATGTGACCTTGATTGGCGACCAAGCAGAAGGGGATTCAGAGGGAGTGGCGACCATTAAAACGGTCAATCACACCAACAAGCTCATCACAACCAAAGATATTTCGATTATAGACAAACCAGAGTTGATAATGGATGTCGTGAATGGTTCAGTGAATGAAGGTATTGCGTTTACATCAACCACGCCATCACTCAGTGGTGGCTTTGGCACTATTATCTGGTCAGTGAGCGGTGACGATTCGAAAAATGTCGATATTAATAGCTCAACTGGTGTGGTCAGTATGGCGGCAATGGATTACGAAAATCCACTAGACAGTGACAAAAACAATGCCTATGACATTACGGCAAAAGCCACCGATATCGATGGAAATAGCCAGTCAAAAGTAATGGTGATCACCGTCATCAATCAATATAAAAGCGGACTTATTGGTACTAGCAATAACGGTTTAGGACCGTGTCCAAGTGAAATCGAATACAGTAAAACGGTGCAATGTAGCGTAGAGATACTGGCTGCCGAGCTATCAAATGGTGGAATTGACCTGCATATGAATACCATTCTCGATGGCGTCTATGAAGGCGGTGCATTATTGGCTGGTGGGACGAATGGTAATTTTGTGAGTGCCCATATCAATCTAACAAAACTGAACAAAATCCAAGGTTATGTTCGACGATCTGGTTTCGACGCTGTTGAGTTCCAGCTAAATCTACAAAAAATCATATGGGAATATAAAGATGACGCTACATCATATGAGATAGTAGGGAATGATGGCTCCGTTGGTATGAACACCTCTGGTAAGACTATTTCCAATATTGATACTGTCGAAAAAATTCGGTTTCATGTTCAACAGTACGCTGGAAACCGTTATATAAGAGCAATAGAATTATATTACGAATAACGATCTGTGGACTGGCATTAATATTGGTCGCAAATTTACTTAGCTTGATATAGGTTTGTGGTCAAGCAAGAGACGGCGTATTACTGTCGTAAAGAAAAAAGAGGCAGTCCGGAAATGGGCTACCTCTTTCTACGAGTAGGTTAAATTTAGCTAGCTAATCAACTTAAATTAACCATTGATGGTATTACATCACACGCATGCCCGGTTGAGCACCTTCATGCGGCTCTAATATCCAAAGGTCATTTCCACCTGGCCCTGCGGCTAAAACCATACCTTCCGACATACCGAATTTCATCTTACGTGGTTTTAGGTTCGCCACCATAACGGTATGTTTTCCGATTAGATCTTCAGGCTTATAAGCCGACTTGATACCTGCGAATACTTGACGCGTTTCACCACCGATATCAAGCTCAAGCTTGAGTAATTTGTTGGCTTTAGGTACGGCTTCGCAAGAGACTATCTTAGCGATTCGTAGATCAACTTTAGCAAAGTCATCAAATTCTATTTCATCGGCGACTGGGTCTTTGCAGAGCTCGGTCTCAGGTGAGGCTGCTTTTTCTTTCGCTGCTTGTTCTGCGGCGGCATCTTCTTTTGACGCCTCGGTCATCGCCTCAACATTTTTAGGGTCGATACGATTGAATAAGGCTTTAAATTTCGTGATGTCATGGTCAACAAGAGGTTCAGCAATGCCATCCCAAGTAAGTTCTTGGTTTAAGAAGGCCTCTGTTCTTGCGGCTAGGTCCGGCATCACAGGTTTGAGATACGTAATAAGCACACGGAATAAGTTGATACCAACAGAACAGATATCTTGCAGTTCTTGGTCTTGACCTTCTGTTTTAGCCACGACCCAAGGGGCCTTTTCGTCCACATATTGATTGGCTTTATCTGCTAAGGCGGTTATTTCTCGAATAGCACGACTAAACTCACGTGATTCATATAATCCCGCAATCTTCTCAGCAGCAGCGACAAACTCAGCGTACAATTCAGGTTCTGCAAATTGAGCGGACAACTTCCCTTCAAATCGCTTGGTAATAAAGCCTGCATTTCGTGACGCTAGATTAACAATCTTATTGACGACATCTGCGTTAACTCGCTGTGTGAAATCTTCTAAGTTAAGGTCTAGATCATCAATACGGTTATTTAATTTAGCGGCATAATAATAACGTAAACATTCAGGATCTAAGTGCTTCAGGTAAGTTGCTGCTTTAATAAACGTCCCTTTCGATTTGGACATTTTCGCACCATTAACCGTGACATAACCGTGTACGAATACATTATTCGGCTTACGGAACCCTGCTCCGTCTAGCATCGCAGGCCAGAAAAGGCTGTGGAAATAGACGATGTCTTTACCGATAAAGTGATAAAGCTCGGTAGTGCTATCTTCGGCCCAATACTCATCAAAGTTAAGATCATCTCTTTTATCACAAAGATTCTTAAATGAACCCATATAACCGATTGGAGCATCAAGCCAGACATAGAAAAACTTGTTCTTTTCACCTGGGATTTCAAATCCAAAATAAGGGGCATCGCGAGATATATCCCATTGTTTCAGCCCAGATTCAAACCATTCTTGCATTTTATTGGCGGTTTCAGTTTGAAGAGATCCAGAACGTGTCCACGTTTTAAGCATGCTTTCAAACTGTGGCAGGTCAAAAAAGAAGTGCTCAGAATCTTTCATCACTGGAGTCGCGCCAGATACCGCTGATTTTGGGTTTATCAAATCTGTTGGGCTGTAGGTCTCACCACAATTATCACAGTTATCGCCATATTGGTCTTCAGATTTACACTTAGGACAGGTTCCCTTTACGAAACGATCAGGTAGGAACATCTCTTTTTCAGGGTCAAATAACTGAGAAATAGTGCGGCTAGAAATGAAGCCACTCTCTTTAAGTCGAGTGTATATCAAACCTGCTAACTCGCGGTTCTCATCGCTATGAGTACTGTGATAATTGTCAAAGCTAATATCGAAGCCAGCAAAATCTTTTTGATGCTCTTCACTTACAGCAGCGATCATTTCTTCTGGTGATATTCCCATCTGCTGTGCTTTTAGCATGATTGGTGTGCCATGAGCATCGTCCGCACAGATGAAGTTTACTGTGTTGCCTCGTAGCCTTTGGTATCGAACCCAGATATCTGCTTGGATATGCTCAAGCATATGACCAAGGTGGATTGAACCGTTAGCGTACGGAAGGGCACAAGTTACCAAAAGTTTTCTTGGATCAGTTGCCATACTTAATAATTCACTTTAATTAGGAGGTAAAAATCAGGTTGTAATACTACCTTATACAAGGCGTTACTCCAAGAATGTAAACATTTATTCCACGAAGTTTTTGGGGTTTAGCTGTGGAGGTTCGAGTGTTAGCATGTAAGAAATGAATAAAATTCAATTCGATATCCAAATAGAACGAATAATTTGTTTGTCATGATGGGTATTACTAGGAGCAAATGCATGTCTATATTCGATTCAAAAGAAGAACTTGTCGGTTGGCTAAACCAATTTCAGCATCCTCTGCTCATCGAACGTTGGGCCGAAGATTCGTCCATTGTAAAGCGGCTAAAAAATGGCAGCGTGAGCATAGAATTACCATTCTATTCATTAGATTTACATCGTTCACTCATTCGTTGGGTTGAGAACCAAGATGTTGACGCCCAAAGAGTGTCCGTTTCTATCAATGTTGCAGCATTGGAAACGGTGGTTAAATCGGAACTCTTTAACATAAAAAACATCATCGCCGTTACCTCAGCGAAAGGAGGCGTCGGTAAATCAACCACGGCGGTGAACCTCGCGTTAGCTTTGAGTACCCAAGGTGCCCAAGTGGGGTTACTTGATGCTGATATCTACGGACCATCGGTACCAATGATGCTAGGTAAAGAAGATGAGTCACCGGACGTGCGTGATAATCAATTTATGATCCCGATTGAGTCATGTGGTATTTACACCAATTCGATAGGCTATTTGGTTGACAAGGCAGAAGCGGCGATTTGGCGTGGACCAATGGCTTCTAAGGCGCTAGCACAGTTGTTGAATGAGACCGATTGGCCACCATTAGATTATCTTGTTATCGATATGCCTCCCGGCACGGGTGATGTGCAACTGACGCTTTCACAGAGTATTCCTGTCACAGGCGCTGTGATTGTTACCACACCGCAAGATCTCGCATTAGCCGATGTCCGAAAAGGATTGGCAATGTTTGAGAAAGTCGATGTTCCTGTCATTGGGGTTATTGAGAATATGAGTTATCACATCTGTAGCCATTGTGGTGAAAAAGAGCATATATTCGGCCAAAATGGGGCAGTAAAAGTGGCACAGGAGTTTGGAGCGAGTTTACTGGCTCAAATACCACTGCATATTTCGATGCGTGAAGATATCGATGCTGGCAAACCGACCGTTTATGCACGTCCAGATAGTGAGCATGCTCAAATATACCTGCAATTGGCAGAAAAAATGGCGAGCAGCATGTATTGGTCGGGTAGTGCTAAACCAAAAAGCATTCCTTTTACAAATTTAAGCTAAAGCGATGTTTGTAAAATATAATTGGTATTTTTGATAGGTAGCTGTACGGTTTTGCTTCTTTATTATCGTATAGCTGCATTCTCTTGATACAAATCCTAGTATCTGGTCAGAGTAATCTCTATAATTACACGGTTTATTCCATTGTCCCAAGTGTAGATCATGTCTGAAAATAATAATTGCGTCATCGTAGGTATTGCTGGCGCGTCTGCGTCCGGAAAGAGTTTAATCGCAAGTACAATTTATAATGAATTGAAAGCCAAGGTCGGCGATCACCAAATTGGTGTTATAACAGAGGATTGCTACTACCAAGATCAAAGCGACTTGAGTATGGAGGATCGAGTAAAAACAAATTATGACCATCCGAATGCTCTCGATCATGACTTGCTGTGCGATCACCTAGAATCGTTGATGAAAGGGGAAACGGTTGAGATTCCTGAGTATAGTTATACGGAGCATACTCGTGTAGAGCAAACAACAAAGTTCACCCCAAAAAAAGTAATTATTTTAGAAGGCATTCTGCTATTAACAGAACCAAGGTTACGTAGTTTAATGCATGCTTCTATTTTCATGGATACGCCACTAGACATATGCTTACTTCGACGTGTGACTCGCGATGTGCAAGAGCGTGGTAGAACGATGGAATCAGTTTTGAAACAATATCAAAAGACGGTTCGACCTATGTTTATGCAGTTTATTGAACCATCGAAACAATATGCAGATATCATCGTTCCTCGTGGTGGAAAAAACAGAATCGCTATTGATGTATTGAAAGCTCATATTGGTAAATTACTGACTTCTTAATTTTAAGATAATGAGCAGTTAACAGGCTTATTGCATTAAATTGATAATATGTAGTTGAATAAATGGCACTTTATGTGCCATTTTCTGTCTTAAGAAAACAATACTATTATACCTATAATTTATTATTGCTAGGACGAGGCTGCTGCCTCATTTTTTTGCAAAGGAAAAGTGAATGAAAAAACTTCTATTAATTGTTGGCATCCCAGTTCTGATTATTATCTTGGCGATAGCCGCATTGCTTTTGTTTGTTAACCCTAATCAGTTTAAGCCACTGATTGTTGAACAGACGAAAAAACAGACAGGAATGGATCTTGTAATAGATGGAGATATCGGTTGGCAGCTTTTTCCATCTTTAGGGTTAAGTTTGGGTAAAACAGAACTTAAAAACCCTGAAGGGTTCAAAAATGAAAATCTACTGAAAATTGAAGGTATTGGTGTCGATGTTTCCGTCATGCCTCTGTTCAGCAAAGAGCTATACATTGGAAATGTGTCTCTCGATGGCGCGGAAATCCATCTTGAAACGAAAAAAGATGGGGCGAGTAACCTCGACGCGCTAACACAGACGAATAAAGCGGAATCTGTTGATTCGACGGCTTCATCCACTCCAACGACATCTGAACCTGCGCCTTCGGTACCATCAGAGCAACAAACGTCGTGGACAATCAACCTTGCGGGTGTATCGGTCACTAATGCATTGCTTGAAATACAAGATGATTCTACAGGTTCTTATACCAAGCTATATGATGTAGGTTTAACGGTATCTGAATTCGCTTTTGGACAATGGACAACGGCCACATTCGCAGCGAAAGGCAAGAATAATCAGCAAAACTTCTCAGCTGAAGGGCAAGCAGAACTTAAGCTATTGCAAGACCTTGCGACATACGAATTGCGAAACATCGTACTAGATTCTACTTTTAATGATCCTTCGACGACGATTTCAGAGGCTAAAATTGAACTGAGTACATTTGCCTTCGATAAAGAGAATCCACTTTCAGTGAGCGTGAAAGGCCGTGCCGCTGACTTAGATATTGATCTGAAACTGACCTCTACCCTGTTTATTGATAAAGAAATTAGCCAGATATTACTTAAAAATATGGACTTGAATTCAACCTTCATCGGCGACAGTTTACCTCAGTCTCCAATGAAGATAACGGGTAAGTCTGAGTTTGGTTTCGATATAAAGCAGTCACTTGTATCTCTTGACCTACAGAAACTAAACTTAAATGCGATTCAATTGGACGGAAAAAGTACCGTTAAGCTAACGGATATCCCACAGATTCGATTTAATCTGCATAGCCCTAATATAGATTTAGACGAGTTTTTAGGCTTGAACAAACCATCATCGACAGAACAATCTGCAACTGAAAAAACGGCAACAACCGGGACGTCAACCGCTTCCACACCCAGTGGAGCGCAGAAGGAAGTTGAACCAGATTTAAGTGCCCTTAAGACCTTGGACGTGAAGGGCAAAATCACCATAGACAGATTTAAAGCGAGCAATGCGAAGATGCAGGCTGTTGTGACAAGCTTTACGGTTAATCGTGGCGTTGCGGACCTTAATTCGTTTACTTCAAACCTATATCAGGGTTCGATAAAGGCTTCTGCTCAGTTAGATGCACGAAAAACACCAGCAAGTTACTGGGCTAAAAAGCAGATCAAAGGCGTTAAGGTTCAATCTTTACTTAAAGATGTGGCAGATAACGATATGTTAGAAGGCACGGGTAATATTGATGTGGACGTTAAGGGTAAAAGTTTAACACCAACAGGTATCAAGCAAAATCTTGCAGGTACTGTGAAAATTAATTTTGCTGATGGTGCCGTTAATGGCGTAAATGTAGCCCAACTGATCCGCGTTAACTATGCCAAGATTAAAGGCCAAAAGGTGGATGAGCCAGAGAAAGAAGAGAAGAAAACGGACTTTAGCGCAATGAAAGCAACACTGAAGCTCAATCAAGGTGTGATGACGACGAATGACTTATCGATTTCATCACCTTTGCTGCGAATCCATGGTGAAGGGAACGCGAACTACATTAAAGAGACGATGGATTTCTTACTGAATACGTCTGTTGTGGGTAGCTTAAAAGGACAAGGCGGTAAGGATATTAATGACTTGAAAGACATCACTATTCCTGTGCGTGTTTACAATAAGTGGTTAGATCCTAAGTATAAAATTGAGTTCGACCAGTTGTGGAAACAACTAGAATCTGAGAAAAAGAAAGAGTTAGAGGAAAAAGCAGAGAAAGAACTAAACCGTGTTCTCGGTGATAAAATAAAAGATGGGAAGACAAAAGAACTTGCCGATAAGTTGCTAAAAGGGCTGTTTAACTAACTCTCTATAGAATGCGATTTGAAACGGTAATTTAAGTTAAATAAAAAGCCAACGATTGAGAATGGTCATCAATCCGTTGGCTTTTTTATTATCTATTCTTAAAGAGCCAAAAATTCGGCCGATGTTAACCAAACAGCAAAAACGGTAGCCGGTTTACCAGTCAACGCCACGTAACGCTTTTACGCCTGATTCGAAGGCGTGCTTTACGTTCTTAACCTCAGACACTGTGTCTGCAAGCTCTATCAATGAGCGATGGGCCGCTCTGCCAGTGATAACAACAGATTGCATTTTAGGTCGTGACTGGAGAGCGTCTAACACTTCATCAAGGTCGATGTAGCCATATGTCACCATGTAAGTGAGTTCATCAAATAGAATGACATCAATGGAATCATCTTTGAGCATGCGCTTACACTCTTGCCAGACTCTTTGGGCGGCTATTGTGTCGGTTTCCTTATCTTGGGTATTCCAAGTAAACCCGGTTGCCATCACCTGAAATTCAACGCCAAGCTTTTCGAGCAGATTTTTCTCGCCATTGTCCCATGTTCCTTTAATGAATTGAGCAACAGAACATGTTAAATCGTGTCCAACCGCTCGCGCGATAGTACCAAATCCAGCGGTAGTTTTACCTTTACCGTTTCCAGTAATAACTAACAGCAATCCTTTCTCTATTTGAGCTTTTTCTATCTTTTCATCGATATGTTGCTTCACCTTTTCTTGGCGTGCTTTATATCGGTCATCTTTTGATTGATCAGAACTCATGGTATCCCTTTTAATTATGCTGAGTTAACGACTATGATAAAGGAATAAGGTCAATGGAAAAACCTTAATTTATGGAGGGTAGTATGAAGAAGATTCTCGTGGTCTGCATGGGTAATATATGTCGCTCCCCTACAGGTGAAGCCGTATTGAGGGCGACAGCCGAAAAGATGAATTTGTCAGTTGAAATAGACTCTGCTGGAACACTTGATTTTCACTCGGGAGATAAACCTGATCATCGAGCTAGGACGGCTGGGGAATTCAGGGGCTACTCGTTTGACAATATTGTCGCTCGCCAAGTGACAGAAAAAGATTTTGAATACTTTGATCTTATTTTGGCTGCTGATATGGACAATATGAGTAACCTGCTTGGTATGTGTCCCACAGAATATACTCATAAGATCAGTTTGTTTCTCAGCCACTCTGAGTCTGAATACAATGAGATTCCCGACCCATTCTATGGCGGAGGAGGTGGTTTTGAGCTGGTGTTGGATCTAATCGAAGAAGCGAGCGTAGAGTTGTTGAAGAAGCTTTAATTAACCGATGGTTAATGTAAAAAAGCCCAGCGTAATAGGCGCTGGGCTTTTTGATGTTTAGCGAATGGCGAGTAAATTAACCGGCCAATAAATCCGTCGCCACTTTGTAGCTTGGATCTTCTTTTACGTTAATTTCTACAAGGCTACCTGCTTTTTCAAGTAGGTTACGGCAATCAGGACTTAGGTGACGCAAGTGCAATGTTTTACCTACTGCAGTATAACGCTCTGCAATCGTTTCAATGGCTTCGATAGCCGAGTGGTCTGCGACACGTGAATTAGCAAAATCCACGATGACATCAACAGGGTCATTTTTCGAGTCAAATAGCTCTAAGAAGTTTGCTGCTGACCCAAAGAAGATTGGACCATTGATATGATATTCTTTTGAACCTTCTTCATTTAGACGGCTGCTCGCGTAGATGTGCTTCGCGTGTTGCCATGCAAACATGAGTGCAGAAGCGATAACACCAACGGCCACGGCTACAGCTAAATCCGTTAATACCGTAACAATAGTAACCAACACGATAACGAAGAAATCTTGTTTCGGAACGCGACGAGCAAGCTTAAACGTTGCCCACTCAAATGTACCGATAACCACCATAAACATAACACCAACCAACGCTGATAATGGGATCATCTCAATTAATGAAGAACCGAACAATATAAAGAACAGTAGGGCTAATGCTGCCATGATTCCGGAAA comes from the Vibrio sp. DW001 genome and includes:
- the udk gene encoding uridine kinase encodes the protein MSENNNCVIVGIAGASASGKSLIASTIYNELKAKVGDHQIGVITEDCYYQDQSDLSMEDRVKTNYDHPNALDHDLLCDHLESLMKGETVEIPEYSYTEHTRVEQTTKFTPKKVIILEGILLLTEPRLRSLMHASIFMDTPLDICLLRRVTRDVQERGRTMESVLKQYQKTVRPMFMQFIEPSKQYADIIVPRGGKNRIAIDVLKAHIGKLLTS
- a CDS encoding AsmA family protein, translated to MKKLLLIVGIPVLIIILAIAALLLFVNPNQFKPLIVEQTKKQTGMDLVIDGDIGWQLFPSLGLSLGKTELKNPEGFKNENLLKIEGIGVDVSVMPLFSKELYIGNVSLDGAEIHLETKKDGASNLDALTQTNKAESVDSTASSTPTTSEPAPSVPSEQQTSWTINLAGVSVTNALLEIQDDSTGSYTKLYDVGLTVSEFAFGQWTTATFAAKGKNNQQNFSAEGQAELKLLQDLATYELRNIVLDSTFNDPSTTISEAKIELSTFAFDKENPLSVSVKGRAADLDIDLKLTSTLFIDKEISQILLKNMDLNSTFIGDSLPQSPMKITGKSEFGFDIKQSLVSLDLQKLNLNAIQLDGKSTVKLTDIPQIRFNLHSPNIDLDEFLGLNKPSSTEQSATEKTATTGTSTASTPSGAQKEVEPDLSALKTLDVKGKITIDRFKASNAKMQAVVTSFTVNRGVADLNSFTSNLYQGSIKASAQLDARKTPASYWAKKQIKGVKVQSLLKDVADNDMLEGTGNIDVDVKGKSLTPTGIKQNLAGTVKINFADGAVNGVNVAQLIRVNYAKIKGQKVDEPEKEEKKTDFSAMKATLKLNQGVMTTNDLSISSPLLRIHGEGNANYIKETMDFLLNTSVVGSLKGQGGKDINDLKDITIPVRVYNKWLDPKYKIEFDQLWKQLESEKKKELEEKAEKELNRVLGDKIKDGKTKELADKLLKGLFN
- the cobO gene encoding cob(I)yrinic acid a,c-diamide adenosyltransferase, producing the protein MSSDQSKDDRYKARQEKVKQHIDEKIEKAQIEKGLLLVITGNGKGKTTAGFGTIARAVGHDLTCSVAQFIKGTWDNGEKNLLEKLGVEFQVMATGFTWNTQDKETDTIAAQRVWQECKRMLKDDSIDVILFDELTYMVTYGYIDLDEVLDALQSRPKMQSVVITGRAAHRSLIELADTVSEVKNVKHAFESGVKALRGVDW
- a CDS encoding low molecular weight protein-tyrosine-phosphatase, yielding MKKILVVCMGNICRSPTGEAVLRATAEKMNLSVEIDSAGTLDFHSGDKPDHRARTAGEFRGYSFDNIVARQVTEKDFEYFDLILAADMDNMSNLLGMCPTEYTHKISLFLSHSESEYNEIPDPFYGGGGGFELVLDLIEEASVELLKKL